The Pseudoliparis swirei isolate HS2019 ecotype Mariana Trench chromosome 1, NWPU_hadal_v1, whole genome shotgun sequence genome has a window encoding:
- the LOC130196081 gene encoding XK-related protein 8 yields the protein MSVFKYSPVDFLFICVGLLLQLLDVVLDAVALVSFYQEGAYWSLGVLLLLLMGSSALVQAFSWLWYSDPDSDPRHTRVEKWPSRGTLRLLHLLQLGVYLRHAGVVEASLCSSGVGDPAGVAVSLSHDLSMLRLFEAFSESAPQLVLMLAITLRSGELDPVTVLKAVGSASAVAFSVTMYHRSLRSFLPDKEKQRAASSALHFLWNLLLVSSRLAALALFASALPCFIFAHFLCSWALLLLAAWRSQTDFMDGPGGERLYRGAVALVWYFDWFNVAEGRTRRRALLYHGYALADVSALCGLWCWTVSARPPRFEIPPRSAVAVAVAVVAAYVLGLLLKMVYYKWFHPNVAKDELRGVADDTDCRARPEADAEVPRVRFHGVPEAFGLRSDGDVTDRGGPSAVAPDATRCNKRMRKLAENFYS from the exons atgAGTGTGTTCAAGTACTCCCCCGTGGACTTCCTCTTCATTTGTGTGGGTCTGCTGCTCCAGCTGCTGGACGTCGTGCTGGACGCGGTGGCCTTGGTGTCCTTCTACCAGGAGGGGGCGTACTGGAGCCTCGGCGTCCTGCTGCTGTTGCTCATGGGCTCCTCGGCGCTGGTCCAGGCCTTCAGCTGGCTGTGGTACAGCGACCCGGACTCTGACCCCCGGCACACCCGGGTGGAGAAGTGGCCGAGCCGGGGCACGCTCAGgctgctccacctgctgcagCTGGGAGTCTACCTCAG gcacgCCGGCGTGGTGGAGGCGTCCCTGTGCAGCTCGGGGGTCGGCGACCCCGCGGGCGTGGCCGTGAGCCTGAGCCACGACCTCAGCATGCTGCGGCTGTTCGAGGCGTTTTCAGAGAGCGCCCCGCAGCTCGTGCTCATGCTCGCCATCACGCTGCGGAGCGGCGAGCTCGACCCCGTCAcag tgCTGAAGGCCGTGGGCTCGGCCTCGGCGGTGGCCTTCAGCGTGACCATGTACCACCGCTCTCTGCGCTCCTTCCTTCCCGACAAGGAGAAGCAGCGCGCGGCGTCGTCGGCGCTCCACTTCCTGTGgaacctcctcctcgtctcctcccgccTCGCCGCCCTCGCCCTCTTCGCCTCGGCGCTGCCGTGCTTCATCTTCGCCCACTTCCTGTGCTCCTGGGCGCTCCTGCTGCTGGCGGCGTGGCGGTCCCAGACGGACTTCATGGACGGCCCCGGTGGCGAGCGTCTCTACCGCGGCGCCGTGGCCCTCGTCTGGTACTTCGACTGGTTCAACGTGGCGGAGGGGCGGACGCGGCGCCGGGCGCTGCTGTACCACGGCTACGCGCTGGCGGACGTGTCCGCGCTCTGCGGCCTGTGGTGCTGGACGGTGAGCGCCCGGCCGCCGCGTTTCGAAATCCCGCCCCGGAGCGCCGTGGCCGTCGCCGTCGCCGTGGTTGCGGCCTACGTCCTCGGCCTCCTGCTGAAGATGGTCTACTACAAGTGGTTCCATCCCAACGTGGCCAAGGACGAGCtgaggggcgtcgccgacgACACCGACTGCCGCGCGCGGCCAGAGGCGGACGCCGAGGTGCCGAGGGTTCGATTCCACGGCGTCCCCGAGGCCTTCGGCCTGAGGAGCGACGGCGACGTGACGGATCGCGGCGGGCCGAGCGCCGTGGCGCCCGACGCCACGCGCTGCAACAAGAGGATGAGGAAGTTGGCCGAGAACTTCTACTCCTGA
- the eya3 gene encoding eyes absent homolog 3 isoform X3: protein MSARSAAEMVDLQELPELPAKKPRLEVDGGLEKEPSNLDDDGSPAAALCSSEQESSYSALSTAQLEPSDQEQSDADRGAATQACGNAMNSYAHSAADSTGTSEYTQQVYQGSNPAVTLYAGQVAYPPLAQSTVYSAFPQTGQTYGLPPFGSSFTTSSVYSGIPSATAATTTSLTAAHQEFSSYNSLGQNQFSQYYALPPSYIPAGLPGGDDHGAAAGPGGYPAVKSEQAASAGLPPRDASPPENLPAGAALPASVAAPAGARNPDEVGRRNSVGKAKGKGKRSDSSPPADGDLERIFLWDLDETIIIFHSLLTGSYAQKFGKDAATVLNLGLQMEELIFELADTHLFFNDLEECDQVHVEDVASDDNGQDLSTYNFLADGFSGSSGGGASAGVQGGVEWMRKLAFRYRRLKEIYSNFKGNVGGLLSPMKRELLLRLQSEIENVTDAWLCTALKSLLLIQSRGKCMNVLVTTTQLVPALAKVLLYGLGDVFPIENIYSATKIGKESCFERIVSRFGKKVTYVVIGDGRDEEFAAKQHNMPFWRISTHGDLVSLHQALELDFL from the exons ATGTCGGCTCGCTCCGCTGCAGAGATGGTCGACTTGCAGGAGCTGCCCGAGCTGCCG GCAAAGAAGCCGAGGCTGGAGGTCGACGGTGGACTGGAGAAGGAGCCCAG TAATTTAGATGATGACGGGAGTCCAGCTGCGGCGCTGTGTTCCTCAGAGCAGGAGAGCTCGTACTCGGCCTTGTCCACAGCCCAGCTCGAGCCCA GTGATCAGGAGCAGTCCGACGCCGACAGAGGAGCGGCGACGCAAGCATGCGGCAACGCCATGAACTCGTACGCTCACTCTG cTGCAGACTCGACGGGGACATCCGAATACACCCAACAGGTCTATCAAGGAAGCAA CCCGGCAGTGACGTTGTACGCCGGCCAGGTTGCCTATCCTCCGCTGGCCCAGTCCACCGTGTACTCGGCCTTCCCCCAGACGGGCCAGACCTATGGCCTCCCACCCTTTG GCTCCAGCTTCACAACATCCAGTGTTTACTCCGGCATCCCGTCGGCTACGGCCGCCACCACAACCTCCCTCACAGCGGCCCACCAG GAGTTCAGCAGCTACAACTCTCTGGGCCAGAACCAGTTCTCTCAGTACTACGCTCTGCCTCCCAGCTACATCCCCGCCGGGCTGCCCGGCGGCGACGACCACGGCGCCGCCGCGGGACCCGGCGGGTACCCGGCTGTGAAGTCTGAGCAGGCGGCCTCAGCCGGTCTGCCTCCCAGAG ATGCGTCCCCGCCGGAGAACCTCCCGGCGGGCGCGGCTCTTCCCGCCAGCGTGGCGGCCCCCGCCGGCGCCAGAAATCCGGACGAGGTCGGACGCAGGAACTCTGTGGGCAAAGCCAAAGGGAAGGGCAAGAGGTCCGACAGCTCCCCGCCCGCCGACGGCGACCTGGAG CGCATTTTCCTCTGGGATCTGGACGAGACGATTATTATATTCCACTCGCTGCTCACCGGCTCCTACGCGCAGAAGTTTGGCAAG GACGCGGCGACGGTGCTCAACCTGGGCCTGCAGATGGAGGAGCTGATCTTCGAGCTGGCCGACACTCACCTGTTCTTCAATGACCTGGAG GAATGTGATCAAGTCCATGTGGAGGACGTCGCCTCTGACGACAACGGGCAGGACCTGAG TACCTACAACTTCCTGGCGGACGGCTTCAGCGGCTCCAGTGGCGGGGGGGCCTCGGCCGGGGTCCAGGGCGGCGTGGAGTGGATGCGGAAACTGGCCTTCCGCTACCGCCGGCTAAAAGAGATCTACAGTAACTTTAAAGGGAATGTCGGAG GCCTGCTGAGTCCCATGAAGAGGGAGCTGCTCCTTCGGCTTCAGTCCGAGATCGAGAACGTGACGGACGCCTGGCTCTGCACGGCGCTCAAGTCTCTGCTGCTCATCCAGTCCAG GGGGAAGTGTATGAACGTGCTGGTCACCACCACCCAGCTGGTCCCGGCTCTGGCCAAGGTGCTGCTCTACGGGCTGGGAGACGTGTTCCCCATCGAGAACATCTACAGCGCCACCAAGATCG GGAAGGAGAGTTGCTTCGAGAGGATCGTCTCTCGCTTCGGGAAGAAGGTGACGTACGTGGTGATCGGGGACGGGCGGGACGAGGAGTTTGCGGCGAAACAG CACAACATGCCCTTCTGGAGGATCTCCACCCACGGGGACCTCGTGTCGCTGCACCAAGCGCTGGAGCTGGACTTCTTGTAA
- the eya3 gene encoding eyes absent homolog 3 isoform X2, which produces MSARSAAEMVDLQELPELPAKKPRLEVDGGLEKEPSNLDDDGSPAAALCSSEQESSYSALSTAQLEPTADSTGTSEYTQQVYQGSNPAVTLYAGQVAYPPLAQSTVYSAFPQTGQTYGLPPFGAMWPGIKTETGLPEAPSGGQPGFLSFSTAYTSTQPAQLHYSYQGSSFTTSSVYSGIPSATAATTTSLTAAHQEFSSYNSLGQNQFSQYYALPPSYIPAGLPGGDDHGAAAGPGGYPAVKSEQAASAGLPPRDASPPENLPAGAALPASVAAPAGARNPDEVGRRNSVGKAKGKGKRSDSSPPADGDLERIFLWDLDETIIIFHSLLTGSYAQKFGKDAATVLNLGLQMEELIFELADTHLFFNDLEECDQVHVEDVASDDNGQDLSTYNFLADGFSGSSGGGASAGVQGGVEWMRKLAFRYRRLKEIYSNFKGNVGGLLSPMKRELLLRLQSEIENVTDAWLCTALKSLLLIQSRGKCMNVLVTTTQLVPALAKVLLYGLGDVFPIENIYSATKIGKESCFERIVSRFGKKVTYVVIGDGRDEEFAAKQHNMPFWRISTHGDLVSLHQALELDFL; this is translated from the exons ATGTCGGCTCGCTCCGCTGCAGAGATGGTCGACTTGCAGGAGCTGCCCGAGCTGCCG GCAAAGAAGCCGAGGCTGGAGGTCGACGGTGGACTGGAGAAGGAGCCCAG TAATTTAGATGATGACGGGAGTCCAGCTGCGGCGCTGTGTTCCTCAGAGCAGGAGAGCTCGTACTCGGCCTTGTCCACAGCCCAGCTCGAGCCCA cTGCAGACTCGACGGGGACATCCGAATACACCCAACAGGTCTATCAAGGAAGCAA CCCGGCAGTGACGTTGTACGCCGGCCAGGTTGCCTATCCTCCGCTGGCCCAGTCCACCGTGTACTCGGCCTTCCCCCAGACGGGCCAGACCTATGGCCTCCCACCCTTTG GTGCTATGTGGCCAGGCATTAAAACAGAGACAGGGCTGCCTgaggcgccctctggtggccagcCTGGGTTTCTCAGCTTCAGCACCGCATATACCTCAACCCAGCCCGCCCAGCTGCACTACTCATACCAAG GCTCCAGCTTCACAACATCCAGTGTTTACTCCGGCATCCCGTCGGCTACGGCCGCCACCACAACCTCCCTCACAGCGGCCCACCAG GAGTTCAGCAGCTACAACTCTCTGGGCCAGAACCAGTTCTCTCAGTACTACGCTCTGCCTCCCAGCTACATCCCCGCCGGGCTGCCCGGCGGCGACGACCACGGCGCCGCCGCGGGACCCGGCGGGTACCCGGCTGTGAAGTCTGAGCAGGCGGCCTCAGCCGGTCTGCCTCCCAGAG ATGCGTCCCCGCCGGAGAACCTCCCGGCGGGCGCGGCTCTTCCCGCCAGCGTGGCGGCCCCCGCCGGCGCCAGAAATCCGGACGAGGTCGGACGCAGGAACTCTGTGGGCAAAGCCAAAGGGAAGGGCAAGAGGTCCGACAGCTCCCCGCCCGCCGACGGCGACCTGGAG CGCATTTTCCTCTGGGATCTGGACGAGACGATTATTATATTCCACTCGCTGCTCACCGGCTCCTACGCGCAGAAGTTTGGCAAG GACGCGGCGACGGTGCTCAACCTGGGCCTGCAGATGGAGGAGCTGATCTTCGAGCTGGCCGACACTCACCTGTTCTTCAATGACCTGGAG GAATGTGATCAAGTCCATGTGGAGGACGTCGCCTCTGACGACAACGGGCAGGACCTGAG TACCTACAACTTCCTGGCGGACGGCTTCAGCGGCTCCAGTGGCGGGGGGGCCTCGGCCGGGGTCCAGGGCGGCGTGGAGTGGATGCGGAAACTGGCCTTCCGCTACCGCCGGCTAAAAGAGATCTACAGTAACTTTAAAGGGAATGTCGGAG GCCTGCTGAGTCCCATGAAGAGGGAGCTGCTCCTTCGGCTTCAGTCCGAGATCGAGAACGTGACGGACGCCTGGCTCTGCACGGCGCTCAAGTCTCTGCTGCTCATCCAGTCCAG GGGGAAGTGTATGAACGTGCTGGTCACCACCACCCAGCTGGTCCCGGCTCTGGCCAAGGTGCTGCTCTACGGGCTGGGAGACGTGTTCCCCATCGAGAACATCTACAGCGCCACCAAGATCG GGAAGGAGAGTTGCTTCGAGAGGATCGTCTCTCGCTTCGGGAAGAAGGTGACGTACGTGGTGATCGGGGACGGGCGGGACGAGGAGTTTGCGGCGAAACAG CACAACATGCCCTTCTGGAGGATCTCCACCCACGGGGACCTCGTGTCGCTGCACCAAGCGCTGGAGCTGGACTTCTTGTAA
- the eya3 gene encoding eyes absent homolog 3 isoform X1: MSARSAAEMVDLQELPELPAKKPRLEVDGGLEKEPSNLDDDGSPAAALCSSEQESSYSALSTAQLEPSDQEQSDADRGAATQACGNAMNSYAHSAADSTGTSEYTQQVYQGSNPAVTLYAGQVAYPPLAQSTVYSAFPQTGQTYGLPPFGAMWPGIKTETGLPEAPSGGQPGFLSFSTAYTSTQPAQLHYSYQGSSFTTSSVYSGIPSATAATTTSLTAAHQEFSSYNSLGQNQFSQYYALPPSYIPAGLPGGDDHGAAAGPGGYPAVKSEQAASAGLPPRDASPPENLPAGAALPASVAAPAGARNPDEVGRRNSVGKAKGKGKRSDSSPPADGDLERIFLWDLDETIIIFHSLLTGSYAQKFGKDAATVLNLGLQMEELIFELADTHLFFNDLEECDQVHVEDVASDDNGQDLSTYNFLADGFSGSSGGGASAGVQGGVEWMRKLAFRYRRLKEIYSNFKGNVGGLLSPMKRELLLRLQSEIENVTDAWLCTALKSLLLIQSRGKCMNVLVTTTQLVPALAKVLLYGLGDVFPIENIYSATKIGKESCFERIVSRFGKKVTYVVIGDGRDEEFAAKQHNMPFWRISTHGDLVSLHQALELDFL; encoded by the exons ATGTCGGCTCGCTCCGCTGCAGAGATGGTCGACTTGCAGGAGCTGCCCGAGCTGCCG GCAAAGAAGCCGAGGCTGGAGGTCGACGGTGGACTGGAGAAGGAGCCCAG TAATTTAGATGATGACGGGAGTCCAGCTGCGGCGCTGTGTTCCTCAGAGCAGGAGAGCTCGTACTCGGCCTTGTCCACAGCCCAGCTCGAGCCCA GTGATCAGGAGCAGTCCGACGCCGACAGAGGAGCGGCGACGCAAGCATGCGGCAACGCCATGAACTCGTACGCTCACTCTG cTGCAGACTCGACGGGGACATCCGAATACACCCAACAGGTCTATCAAGGAAGCAA CCCGGCAGTGACGTTGTACGCCGGCCAGGTTGCCTATCCTCCGCTGGCCCAGTCCACCGTGTACTCGGCCTTCCCCCAGACGGGCCAGACCTATGGCCTCCCACCCTTTG GTGCTATGTGGCCAGGCATTAAAACAGAGACAGGGCTGCCTgaggcgccctctggtggccagcCTGGGTTTCTCAGCTTCAGCACCGCATATACCTCAACCCAGCCCGCCCAGCTGCACTACTCATACCAAG GCTCCAGCTTCACAACATCCAGTGTTTACTCCGGCATCCCGTCGGCTACGGCCGCCACCACAACCTCCCTCACAGCGGCCCACCAG GAGTTCAGCAGCTACAACTCTCTGGGCCAGAACCAGTTCTCTCAGTACTACGCTCTGCCTCCCAGCTACATCCCCGCCGGGCTGCCCGGCGGCGACGACCACGGCGCCGCCGCGGGACCCGGCGGGTACCCGGCTGTGAAGTCTGAGCAGGCGGCCTCAGCCGGTCTGCCTCCCAGAG ATGCGTCCCCGCCGGAGAACCTCCCGGCGGGCGCGGCTCTTCCCGCCAGCGTGGCGGCCCCCGCCGGCGCCAGAAATCCGGACGAGGTCGGACGCAGGAACTCTGTGGGCAAAGCCAAAGGGAAGGGCAAGAGGTCCGACAGCTCCCCGCCCGCCGACGGCGACCTGGAG CGCATTTTCCTCTGGGATCTGGACGAGACGATTATTATATTCCACTCGCTGCTCACCGGCTCCTACGCGCAGAAGTTTGGCAAG GACGCGGCGACGGTGCTCAACCTGGGCCTGCAGATGGAGGAGCTGATCTTCGAGCTGGCCGACACTCACCTGTTCTTCAATGACCTGGAG GAATGTGATCAAGTCCATGTGGAGGACGTCGCCTCTGACGACAACGGGCAGGACCTGAG TACCTACAACTTCCTGGCGGACGGCTTCAGCGGCTCCAGTGGCGGGGGGGCCTCGGCCGGGGTCCAGGGCGGCGTGGAGTGGATGCGGAAACTGGCCTTCCGCTACCGCCGGCTAAAAGAGATCTACAGTAACTTTAAAGGGAATGTCGGAG GCCTGCTGAGTCCCATGAAGAGGGAGCTGCTCCTTCGGCTTCAGTCCGAGATCGAGAACGTGACGGACGCCTGGCTCTGCACGGCGCTCAAGTCTCTGCTGCTCATCCAGTCCAG GGGGAAGTGTATGAACGTGCTGGTCACCACCACCCAGCTGGTCCCGGCTCTGGCCAAGGTGCTGCTCTACGGGCTGGGAGACGTGTTCCCCATCGAGAACATCTACAGCGCCACCAAGATCG GGAAGGAGAGTTGCTTCGAGAGGATCGTCTCTCGCTTCGGGAAGAAGGTGACGTACGTGGTGATCGGGGACGGGCGGGACGAGGAGTTTGCGGCGAAACAG CACAACATGCCCTTCTGGAGGATCTCCACCCACGGGGACCTCGTGTCGCTGCACCAAGCGCTGGAGCTGGACTTCTTGTAA
- the si:ch211-195b13.1 gene encoding STKc_SGK domain-containing protein isoform X1 produces MEVTEAGCDLTYCKMRGIVTVLTAFIKERKMGLNDFIQRLVSTPHICQHVEVNNFLKSDENQNDDDDQLPESLMCLNSRSSLAEDTQIKPCDFDYLKIIGKGSFGKVLLARHKESTKYYAVKVLQKKIIMKKKEQKHIMAERSVLMKNIKHPFLVGLHYSFQTTDKLYFVLDYVNGGELFYHLQRERVFLEPRARFYAAEIASALGYLHSLHIVYRDLKPENILLDSQGHIVLTDFGLCKEGLTNNGTTTTFCGTPEYLAPEVLQKQAYDRTVDWWCLGSVLYEMLYGLPPFYSRNTAEMYNNILHKSPVLKPNVSNAGRELLEGLLQKDRTKRLGVKDDFLELKFHSFFSPINWEDLMAKRIVPPFVPSVSGPTDLQHFDPEFTHLPVSNSLCNDTLTVTSSIKEAAGAFPGFSYAPPAGHSFM; encoded by the exons ATGGAGGTGACTGAAGCCGGCTGCGACCTGACGTACTGCAAGATGAGGGGCATCGTGACGGTCCTCACCG CTTTCATCAAGGAGAGAAAAATGGGGTTGAATGACTTCATCCAGAGGCTGGTGTCCACGCCGCATATCTGCCAACA CGTTGAGGTGAACAACTTCCTGAAGAGCGACGAGAATCAAAACGACGACGACGACCAACTTCCTGAAAGTCTG ATGTGCCTAAATTCCCGAAGTTCACTGGCTGAGGACACTCA GATCAAACCCTGTGATTTCGACTACCTCAAAATCATCGGCAAAGGCAGCTTTGGGAAG GTTCTGCTGGCTCGGCACAAGGAATCCACCAAATACTACGCCGTCAAAGTGCTGCAGAAGAAGATCAtcatgaagaagaaagag CAAAAGCACATCATGGCGGAGCGCAGCGTGCTGATGAAGAACATCAAGCATCCCTTCCTGGTGGGGCTGCACTACTCCTTCCAGACCACCGACAAGCTCTACTTTGTCCTCGACTACGTCAACGGCGGCGAG ctCTTCTACcacctccagagagagagggtcTTCCTGGAGCCCAGAGCCAGGTTCTATGCTGCGGAAATTGCAAGTGCACTTGGCTACCTCCACTCCCTGCACATCGTGTATAG GGACCTGAAGCCTGAGAACATCCTGTTGGACTCTCAGGGACACATTGTCCTCACAGACTTTGGCCTCTGCAAAGAAGGCCTGACGAACAACGGTACAACAACAACCTTCTGCGGGACGCCGGAG TACTTGGCCCCCGAGGTTCTCCAGAAGCAGGCGTACGACCGCACGGTGGACTGGTGGTGTCTGGGATCGGTGCTCTACGAGATGCTCTACGGACTT CCGCCGTTCTACAGTCGCAACACGGCCGAGATGTACAACAACATCCTGCACAAGTCGCCCGTGCTCAAGCCCAACGTGTCGAACGCCGGCCGGGAGCTGCTGGAGGGCCTCCTGCAGAAGGACCGCACCAAGAGGCTCGGGGTGAAGGATGACTTT CTCGAACTCAAGTTCCATTCCTTCTTCTCGCCGATCAACTGGGAGGACCTGATGGCCAAGAGGATCGTGCCTCCGTTCGTCCCTTCCGTG AGCGGCCCCACGGACCTGCAACACTTCGACCCCGAGTTCACCCACCTGCCCGTCTCCAACTCTCTGTGCAACGACACGCTGACCGTGACCAGCAGCATCAAGGAGGCGGCGGGGGCGTTCCCGGGCTTCTCCTACGCCCCCCCGGCGGGCCACTCCTTCATGTGA
- the si:ch211-195b13.1 gene encoding STKc_SGK domain-containing protein isoform X2, producing the protein MKSGKRSFIAFIKERKMGLNDFIQRLVSTPHICQHVEVNNFLKSDENQNDDDDQLPESLMCLNSRSSLAEDTQIKPCDFDYLKIIGKGSFGKVLLARHKESTKYYAVKVLQKKIIMKKKEQKHIMAERSVLMKNIKHPFLVGLHYSFQTTDKLYFVLDYVNGGELFYHLQRERVFLEPRARFYAAEIASALGYLHSLHIVYRDLKPENILLDSQGHIVLTDFGLCKEGLTNNGTTTTFCGTPEYLAPEVLQKQAYDRTVDWWCLGSVLYEMLYGLPPFYSRNTAEMYNNILHKSPVLKPNVSNAGRELLEGLLQKDRTKRLGVKDDFLELKFHSFFSPINWEDLMAKRIVPPFVPSVSGPTDLQHFDPEFTHLPVSNSLCNDTLTVTSSIKEAAGAFPGFSYAPPAGHSFM; encoded by the exons atgaagagcGGCAAGAGATCCTTCATAG CTTTCATCAAGGAGAGAAAAATGGGGTTGAATGACTTCATCCAGAGGCTGGTGTCCACGCCGCATATCTGCCAACA CGTTGAGGTGAACAACTTCCTGAAGAGCGACGAGAATCAAAACGACGACGACGACCAACTTCCTGAAAGTCTG ATGTGCCTAAATTCCCGAAGTTCACTGGCTGAGGACACTCA GATCAAACCCTGTGATTTCGACTACCTCAAAATCATCGGCAAAGGCAGCTTTGGGAAG GTTCTGCTGGCTCGGCACAAGGAATCCACCAAATACTACGCCGTCAAAGTGCTGCAGAAGAAGATCAtcatgaagaagaaagag CAAAAGCACATCATGGCGGAGCGCAGCGTGCTGATGAAGAACATCAAGCATCCCTTCCTGGTGGGGCTGCACTACTCCTTCCAGACCACCGACAAGCTCTACTTTGTCCTCGACTACGTCAACGGCGGCGAG ctCTTCTACcacctccagagagagagggtcTTCCTGGAGCCCAGAGCCAGGTTCTATGCTGCGGAAATTGCAAGTGCACTTGGCTACCTCCACTCCCTGCACATCGTGTATAG GGACCTGAAGCCTGAGAACATCCTGTTGGACTCTCAGGGACACATTGTCCTCACAGACTTTGGCCTCTGCAAAGAAGGCCTGACGAACAACGGTACAACAACAACCTTCTGCGGGACGCCGGAG TACTTGGCCCCCGAGGTTCTCCAGAAGCAGGCGTACGACCGCACGGTGGACTGGTGGTGTCTGGGATCGGTGCTCTACGAGATGCTCTACGGACTT CCGCCGTTCTACAGTCGCAACACGGCCGAGATGTACAACAACATCCTGCACAAGTCGCCCGTGCTCAAGCCCAACGTGTCGAACGCCGGCCGGGAGCTGCTGGAGGGCCTCCTGCAGAAGGACCGCACCAAGAGGCTCGGGGTGAAGGATGACTTT CTCGAACTCAAGTTCCATTCCTTCTTCTCGCCGATCAACTGGGAGGACCTGATGGCCAAGAGGATCGTGCCTCCGTTCGTCCCTTCCGTG AGCGGCCCCACGGACCTGCAACACTTCGACCCCGAGTTCACCCACCTGCCCGTCTCCAACTCTCTGTGCAACGACACGCTGACCGTGACCAGCAGCATCAAGGAGGCGGCGGGGGCGTTCCCGGGCTTCTCCTACGCCCCCCCGGCGGGCCACTCCTTCATGTGA